The Miscanthus floridulus cultivar M001 chromosome 7, ASM1932011v1, whole genome shotgun sequence genome includes a region encoding these proteins:
- the LOC136464481 gene encoding protein BOBBER 1-like: MAIITNSQEDGDSEVAAPSAAKAISRSDEDVLAAVLERTGGPLPFLQAAIDVARERSGLFHRDPTAARKVAAMAKAARAQVEAEEKLVAAKEETRKLTERRRNEESRRAADSERKLEGGAENAAKDGRRAREPNAENGLDLEKYSWTQELSEVNITVPVPQGTKSMFVVCEIEKNHLKVALKGQTPIIDGVLYQPVNVCNCFWTIEDGKSLSILLSKQNKKEWWASVIRGGPELDIKKVKIMPSRLCDLDIDPETRQALQKSKFEHHRRNMGLPTR; the protein is encoded by the exons ATGGCGATCATCACCAATTCCCAGGAGGACGGCGACAGTGAGGTGGCTGCGCCGTCTGCGGCGAAGGCCATCAGCAGGAGCGACGAGGACGTCCTCGCGGCGGTGCTCGAGCGCACGGGCGGCCCACTCCCATTCCTCCAGGCGGCGATCGACGTCGCACGGGAGCGCTCCGGCTTGTTCCACCGCGACCCCACCGCGGCGAGGAAGGTGGCAGCGAtggcgaaggcggccagggcccaGGTGGAGGCGGAGGAGAAGCTTGTGGCAGCGAAGGAGGAGACAAGGAAGTTGACGGAGAGACGGAGGAACGAGGAGTCGAGGAGGGCGGCGGATTCGGAGAGGAAGTTGGAGGGGGGCGCAGAGAATGCGGCGAAGGACGGGAGGCGCGCAAGAG AACCAAATGCTGAAAATGGTCTGGACTTGGAGAAATATTCCTGGACTCAAGAGTTGTCAGAGGTTAACATAACTGTTCCAGTCCCCCAAGGAACAAAGTCAATGTTTGTTGTCTGTGAGATTGAGAAGAACCACCTAAAGGTTGCACTAAAGGGCCAGACTCCAATAATTGAC GGGGTGCTTTACCAACCGGTCAACGTTTGCAACTGCTTCTGGACAATTG AGGACGGGAAATCACTGTCTATACTACTGTCAAAGCAAAACAAGAAGGAATGGTGGGCAtctgtgatcagaggtggccctGAGCTGGATATCAAGAAGGTGAAGATAATGCCCAGCAGATTATGTGACTTGGATATTGATCCTGAGACAAGACAGGCTCTTCAGAAGTCAAAG TTTGAGCATCATCGGAGGAATATGGGTCTCCCAACAAGATGA